CGCTAAATCCGGCTTCGATACTTTCAGTTGTCCAGTCGGTATAGACAGAGACGCCATGGACAGTCTGCACACCTGTTGGATCATCATCGAGGATGATGATTTTATGAGGAAACTGACGTAATGCTTCAAGTAACAATTCATCGACTACTGTTACATCCGGGAGGGATGGTAACTGGCTAAGTGTCGTTTTGCTTGGTAGTGTCGGGAATGTCGAAATCATCTGTTACACCTTCCTTACTTCAACGTGGGCTAATTTTTCGTAATATTGAATGATGCCGCCGTGATCGTCCGCAGCTTTCCCATCAATTTTCAACGCATGGAAAATTTCGACGAGTTGACTAGAGAGTGGTAAAGGAACACCGATCTCATGCGCTGTTTCCATGACATTCGTCATATCTTTCAAGTTAATATCGATGCGTCCACCGGCAACAAAGTTTCGTTCTAGAATTAACGGTACTTTCGCATCGAGTACGGCACTTCCAGCAAGTCCCCCGCGAATTGCTTGATACATCTTCTCTACATCGATGCCAGCTTTTGCAGCAAGTGTTAGTGCTTCAGACATCGCAGCAATATTTAAGTTAACGATGATTTGATTGGCAAGCTTTGCTGTGACACCACTTCCATTTTTTCCGACGAGTGTAACGCTTGCACCGACGACTTCAAGTAGTGGTTTGACCGTTTCAAAGATTGTTTCCTTCCCACCGACCATGATGGAGAGTGTTCCGTCGATCGCTTTCGGTTCCCCACCACTAACTGGTGCATCGAGCATCTCGACGCCACGTAATGCTGCTTGATTCGCAATCTCGACCGAGGCGACCGGTGAAATCGAACTCATATCAATTAGGATCGTTCCAGCGGTAGCAGTCTGTAGGAGACCGTTTTCTCCTAGGACGACTTGTTGAACGTGGTGCGACGCCGGTAACATCGTGATGATGACATCACACGTTGCTCCCATGTCAGCAGGTGTACCGAATACCGCACCAGCTTGAACGAGTGTCTCGACACTTTCTGTATTTAAATCATTCACCGTTACGTCATAACCAGCGTTTAATATATTCAATGCCATCGGTTTCCCCATGATGCCTAAGCCAATAAATCCAACTCGTGTATTCATCTCATCGAACTCCTTTTTATAAAAAGATAGCGCTTTCATAAACTCTTTAACCGAATTGTACACACTAAGTTCATTTTTGTATACAATTTATTTAAAAATGTATACAAAAATAAGTCTCTTTCCAATTCCCAGTATTAAACTTATACTTTGAACTAAGAGAAAATCGAATGTAGGAGACGATGGTAGTGGGGAAAAAAACGAC
This window of the Exiguobacterium acetylicum genome carries:
- the garR gene encoding 2-hydroxy-3-oxopropionate reductase, with protein sequence MNTRVGFIGLGIMGKPMALNILNAGYDVTVNDLNTESVETLVQAGAVFGTPADMGATCDVIITMLPASHHVQQVVLGENGLLQTATAGTILIDMSSISPVASVEIANQAALRGVEMLDAPVSGGEPKAIDGTLSIMVGGKETIFETVKPLLEVVGASVTLVGKNGSGVTAKLANQIIVNLNIAAMSEALTLAAKAGIDVEKMYQAIRGGLAGSAVLDAKVPLILERNFVAGGRIDINLKDMTNVMETAHEIGVPLPLSSQLVEIFHALKIDGKAADDHGGIIQYYEKLAHVEVRKV